In the genome of Drosophila pseudoobscura strain MV-25-SWS-2005 chromosome 3, UCI_Dpse_MV25, whole genome shotgun sequence, one region contains:
- the LOC6898660 gene encoding putative inorganic phosphate cotransporter isoform X2, whose amino-acid sequence MQIPGCFLVRSLGAKLPLIVATFFVALFSLCTPIGIQMGDWKGFCAIRLGQGLCQGLMLPCIHEHLANWSPPNELKQLGVIAYSGTYCGSILALLGSGYIADSSIGWPGISYVSAAACLSWCLLWFFWGENEPGSSYWIGSDERNYIESCLKSGTACPRDLIPIPWLAILGSVPFRALVVVHCTQRWADSTMEVQIPSYLDGILQVKITRNGLISSLPYMVKWIMSHVYILIAHVAIVRHLIDQTPLQKWIVTISTWGPALLYIAIGFLDRANAGLVVVLMTIKEGFNAGSSIGGTMNTIALAPNHSAVLLGIMSVLSEVFTPLTPLVTGIIVTDPTNRSQWQIIFCLIAVVFFLSNWVYIIWGSSELQPWDAGDFLHVCTAECSARGDHHDSPDLSIRGKIMLRDLARRVTEGLDKMIPDQADPQKNSRPKLKTEEMNDDMAIKD is encoded by the exons ATGCAGATTCCGGGCTGCTTCCTTGTCCGGAGTCTGGGGGCCAAGCTGCCCCTGATCGTGGCAACCTTTTTCGTGGCCCTGTTCAGTCTCTGCACGCCCATTGGAATTCAGATGGGCGATTGGAAGGGCTTCTGTGCGATTCGGCTGGGCCAGGGCCTGTGCCAGGGCCTGATGCTACCCTGCATCCACGAGCATCTGGCTAACTGGTCGCCGCCCAATGAGCTCAAGCAGCTGGGAGTAATCGCCTACTCGGGCACCTATTGCGGATCAATCCTGGCCCTGCTCGGCAGCGGGTACATTGCGGACAGCTCCATCGGCTGGCCGGGAATTTCGTATGTTTCGGCAGCAGCCTGCCTGAGCTGGTGCCTGCTGTGGTTCTTCTGGGGCGAGAACGAGCCCGGAAGCTCGTACTGGATTGGCTCGGACGAGCGGAACTACATTGAGAGCTGTCTGAAAAGTGGCACCGCATGCCCCAGGGATCTCATACCCATACCGTGGCTGGCGATACTCGGGTCGGTGCCGTTCCGTGCCCTGGTGGTGGTCCACTGTACCCAACGCTGGGCCGACTCCACGATGGAGGTGCAGATACCTTCGTATCTAGATGGCATCCTGCAAGTGAAAATCACCCGGAACGGCCTGATCTCGTCGCTACCCTACATGGTCAAGTGGATCATGTCCCATGTGTACATCCTGATCGCCCACGTGGCCATAGTGCGGCACCTGATCGACCAGACTCCGTTGCAAAAGTGGATCGTCACGATATCCACTTGGGGACCGGCCCTACTGTACATTGCCATTGGGTTCCTGGACCGAGCAAATGCCGGGCTGGTCGTCGTCCTGATGACCATCAAGGAGGGATTTAATGCCGGCTCCAGCATTGGCGGCACTATGAACACCATTGCCCTGGCGCCCAACCACTCAGCGGTCCTGCTGGGCATCATGAGTGTCTTGTCTGAGGTCTTTACGCCGCTAACTCCTCTCGTTACGGGTATCATCGTTACGGATCCG ACCAATCGTTCTCAGTGGCAGATTATATTCTGCCTGATCGCAGTTGTATTCTTCCTCAGCAACTGGGTGTACATCATCTGGGGCTCGAGCGAACTGCAGCCCTGGGATGCCGGTGATTTTCTGCATGTGTGCACTGCGGAATGTTCCGCAAGGGGAGATCACCACGACTCACCCGATCTATCCATTAGGGGAAAAATTATGCTCAGGGACCTGGCTCGCAGAGTAACGGAGGGCCTGGATAAGATGATCCCAGATCAGGCTGATCCGCAAAAGAATAGCAGACCTAAACTAAAGACCGAAGAAATGAATGATGATATGGCAATTAAAGATTAA
- the BubR1 gene encoding uncharacterized protein BubR1 codes for MDFDTAKENIQPLASGRNVSLLQASLAQDPTQSQELLAQRKQMEKDVHTYTGSDPLEPWYIYICWIEQSYPAGGTGSGLQTALYQCLTKFEQDERYRQDRRLIKLFIKFMEKQEDQIECYQQLYNSGIGTMLADLYIAWAYSYDLSGNMRKADEIFRLGLSCRAEPLEELKEAHQHFNYAVAQRMLYSDGDEANAVTQELNERRLALQSLHGQRKRSSNTITVGSVRTGAAVKSQMPGVVQADAPSTSRMRNAGRNVEVFNDENTDFNVPPPVEPEVKSSLRSIIDAARGQENLKEPVAWNKAHAKPHKPGKIFGCNAAPDLAFDIHVDEQKLPPITNYERHMNKPFKFPPNFVAKNKPQEAWITPVTIEDEPNTNGLPCYQKCMLYPRPNLEFSPEEYRAYCFLKRRDPQHAFVLRNDEWWGTGNTLKGVRRYPNFASVSKPQPLDELDKYYKPPPVPGLQVVFDKLYNDEEQQEYQAEELLAAKWLEKRNVTVHGSFDMEETVCLPGNKMPRRKSFFPPAQQGSSRKSMMPPRVSMVQEEDDAVEQETAAAIASVPTPPLVVPQPQIVPIVEIFEDSDPTPVPKEDEDNFAMPAPPLRKIEIYQDSEDPIQPSNLKPPKSAFFDADETCSTQMFNMFIKNQAVSTPKGSQKQAPARQFGTVLKELPPDPEEAVSPAAAPVESPGETRSPNLRKQLSTILETSEHGTHSSAATTTKSTITSTSSSPGSHTAVALSSRSASEECTPAAARLQRLGASELSTVGEEPDRQSGGNFSRRELWEPNAPSVPMMKSLRFQEDKTETIPRPLARFQEDKTETLPRLPTVMAEVSLHQRSAVAASSLAPQLPTLDDEDDLCGLFVQTPPKFKTIGSPLQGNAGAKRVCDQTTPDFFGKSIRVAPDAKSSFAMASGQPAGAPSISKLADSFMTDLSFVAETQPVPVQSICTEMAKPKPVAAAMQKKFEIFLDETMPEPAAPSSAAARRSSFALDCTLPETQMPSHKDPAHLMSDLSVCAPPLPVPVAASVSISNHRSSTTLKFLSDSMSKSLRKSPKKSIPGGDKQSGDFFELNAATEMFATNISMIRNSTLLPPPVAVPPRLELPKADADAYANADEEAEEMSIYHKTTPLTPKQSNRSWAQADFEMPQNKEFVHPKANVDQSVLNSTMADSNLNPFNVDLINSLLDSIDFSMYIEKLPHCQLVGTAKRLHPGTQIEVHDEKFEVEKIIGKGAYGSVFVGRHCKTGNKVAVKQERPTNYWEFYIGLEVHSRLTSDRMIPAFMHIDYALVGNNSSVYISEFSDYGSLINVCNKIKKHTNKNLDEYIVMHMSCQLLDIVDHLHAMGIIHADIKPDNFLVMRPLCAQPNELSLQLIDFGVAIDTKLFPANQAFNYVHHDESFKCIEMRTKRPWTYQLDLFGLVGVMHVLLFGRYMEVAQRQPSSIWMPKTALPRYFQRETWETIFRGLLNVRDCRTMPNMQQFRTLLKSELVEKEKYVAEAIGKFNMILQR; via the exons ATGGACTTTGACACCGCAAAGGAAAACATCCAGCCTTTGGCCAGCGGTCGCAATGTGAGCTTGCTGCAGGCGTCCCTCGCCCAGGACCCCACACAAAGCCAGGAGCTGCTGGCGCAGCGCAAGCAAATGGAGAAGGACGTGCACACATACACTGGCAGTGATCCGCTGGAGCCGTGGTATATATACATCTGCTGGATTGAGCAGAGCTATCCGGCGGGCGGCACCGGTTCTGGTCTGCAGACGGCCCTCTACCAATGCCTGACCAAATTCGAGCAGGACGAGCGCTACAGACAGGATAGGCGGCTCATCAAGCTCTTCATCAAATTC ATGGAGAAGCAGGAGGATCAGATCGAGTGCTACCAGCAGCTGTACAACAGCGGAATCGGCACAATGCTGGCGGACTTGTACATTGCCTGGGCATACAGCTACGACCTGAGCGGCAACATGCGCAAGGCCGATGAGATCTTCCGCCTGGGCCTCTCCTGCCGGGCCGAACCGCTGGAAGAGTTGAAGGAGGCCCATCAGCATTTCAACTACGCGGTTGCTCAGCGCATGCTCTATTCCGATGGTGATGAGGCCAATGCTGTGACCCAAGAGCTGAATGAGCGTCGTCTGGCGCTGCAGTCGCTGCATGGTCAACGGAAGAGAAGCAGCAACACCATCACAGTGGGAAGTGTACGCACTGGTGCAGCGGTCAAGAGCCAGATGCCGGGCGTGGTGCAG GCGGATGCTCCCAGCACAAGCCGCATGCGCAATGCCGGTCGCAATGTGGAGGTCTTCAACGATGAGAACACCGATTTCAATGTCCCGCCACCAGTCGAGCCGGAAGTGAAGTCCAGCTTACGTTCGATCATCGACGCGGCCCGTGGTCAGGAGAATCTTAAGGAGCCTGTGGCTTGGAACAAGGCCCACGCCAAGCCTCACAAGCCTGGCAAGATCTTCGGCTGCAATGCCGCTCCAGACCTGGCCTTCGACATACACGTGGATGAACAGAAGCTGCCGCCCATCACCAACTACGAGCGCCACATGAACAAACCGTTCAAGTTTCCGCCCAACTTTGTGGCGAAAAATAAGCCGCAGGAGGCCTGGATAACGCCAGTAACCATTGAGGATGAGCCCAACACAAACGGCCTGCCGTGCTACCAGAAGTGCATGCTGTACCCGCGCCCCAACCTGGAGTTCTCCCCAGAGGAGTACCGCGCCTATTGCTTCCTGAAGCGTCGAGATCCTCAGCACGCATTCGTGCTGCGCAACGATGAGTGGTGGGGCACGGGCAACACCTTGAAGGGTGTGCGTCGCTATCCGAATTTTGCTAGTGTCTCCAAGCCGCAGCCGCTGGACGAGTTGGACAAGTACTACAAGCCGCCCCCTGTTCCGGGTCTACAGGTCGTGTTTGACAAGCTCTACAACGACGAGGAACAGCAGGAGTACCAGGCGGAGGAGCTCCTGGCGGCCAAGTGGCTGGAGAAGCGGAATGTTACGGTGCACGGCAGCTTTGACATGGAGGAGACTGTATGCCTGCCCGGCAATAAGATGCCGCGTCGCAAGAGCTTCTTCCCTCCGGCCCAGCAGGGTTCGTCCAGGAAATCCATGATGCCGCCACGTGTGTCCATGGTccaggaggaggatgatgCCGTCGAACAGGAGACAGCTGCAGCTATAGCTTCAGTGCCTACTCCTCCTCTAGTTGTACCGCAGCCACAAATAGTGCCGATAGTTGAAATCTTTGAAGATTCGGATCCAACTCCCGTCCCCAAGGAAGATGAAGATAACTTTGCGATGCCTGCCCCACCGCTGCGCAAGATCGAGATATACCAAGATTCAGAAGATCCGATCCAGCCTTCGAACTTAAAACCCCCCAAAAGTGCCTTTTTCGATGCGGACGAGACCTGCTCCACCCAAATGTTCAACATGTTCATCAAGAACCAGGCGGTGAGCACGCCGAAGGGCTCCCAAAAGCAGGCACCGGCGCGACAGTTTGGCACCGTCCTCAAGGAGCTGCCTCCGGATCCTGAGGAAGCTGTTTCTCCGGCAGCTGCGCCAGTCGAGTCCCCAGGGGAGACCCGCTCGCCGAATCTGCGCAAGCAACTCTCGACGATATTGGAGACCTCGGAACACGGCACCCACAGCTCGGCGGCCACGACGACCAAGTCCACCATTACATCCACATCCAGCTCTCCGGGATCTCACACGGCCGTGGCGCTCTCCAGCCGGAGTGCGAGTGAGGAGTgcactccagcagcagcgcgcCTGCAGCGTTTGGGTGCCTCTGAGCTGTCCACAGTCGGCGAGGAGCCCGATCGTCAGTCTGGTGGGAATTTTTCGCGTCGCGAACTCTGGGAACCCAATGCTCCCAGCGTGCCGATGATGAAGTCCCTGCGCTTCCAGGAGGACAAAACCGAGACCATACCGAGGCCGCTTGCCCGCTTCCAGGAGGATAAAACTGAGACTCTGCCCAGGCTTCCGACTGTCATGGCGGAAGTTTCGCTCCATCAGCGCTCGGCGGTTGCTGCCTCGAGCCTGGCCCCGCAATTGCCCACGCtggacgacgaggacgacttGTGTGGGCTGTTTGTGCAAACGCCGCCAAAGTTTAAGACAATCGGCTCTCCGTTGCAGGGAAATGCCGGCGCCAAGCGGGTCTGCGATCAGACCACGCCAGATTTCTTCGGCAAGTCCATACGAGTGGCGCCGGATGCCAAGAGTTCCTTTGCGATGGCCAGTGGCCAACCGGCAGGCGCTCCCAGCATCAGCAAGCTGGCGGACTCGTTTATGACAGACCTCTCCTTTGTGGCGGAGACACAGCCTGTGCCAGTACAGTCCATCTGCACGGAGATGGCGAAGCCGAAGCCAGTGGCCGCGGCCATGCAAAAGAAGTTTGAAATTTTTCTGGATGAGACCATGCCAGAGCCAGCCGCTCCTTCCAGTGCTGCTGCCCGACGCAGCAGCTTTGCCTTGGACTGCACGCTGCCGGAGACGCAGATGCCATCACATAAGGATCCTGCCCACTTGATGTCTGATCTGAGCGTCTGTGCTCCACCGCTGCCTGTGCCAGTTGCGGCCTCTGTTTCTATAAGCAATCATCGCTCCTCTACTACTCTGAAGTTTCTTAGCGATTCTATGTCCAAATCCCTCAGGAAATCCCCCAAGAAGAGTATACCCGGTGGGGACAAGCAGTCGGGCGACTTCTTTGAGCTGAATGCGGCCACAGAGATGTTTGCCACCAACATAAGCATGATCAGGAACTCGACGCTGTTGCCGCCACCTGTTGCTGTTCCGCCCAGGCTCGAACTGCCTaaagcggatgcggatgcgtaTGCAAATGCAGATGAAGAGGCGGAAGAGATGAGCATCTACCATAAAACGACTCCATTGACCCCAAAGCAATCGAACCGTTCTTGGGCTCAGGCAGATTTTGAGATGCCGCAGAACAAAGAATTTGTCCATCCCAAAGCGAACGTGGATCAGTCTGTGCTGAACAGTACGATGGCCGACAGCAATTTGAATCCGTTCAATGTGGATCTGATCAACTCGCTGCTGGACTCCATCGACTTCTCCATGTACATTGAGAAGCTGCCCCATTGCCAGCTGGTGGGCACTGCCAAGCGACTGCATCCGGGCACGCAGATAGAGGTGCACGACGAGAAATTCGAGGTGGAGAAGATCATTGGGAAGGGAGCCTACGGCTCGGTCTTCGTCGGACGGCACTGCAAGACGGGTAACAAGGTGGCCGTGAAGCAGGAGCGACCCACAAACTACTGGGAGTTCTACATAGGCCTGGAGGTCCATAGTCGCCTCACCAGCGATCGAATG ATCCCAGCCTTCATGCACATCGATTACGCCTTGGTCGGGAACAACTCCAGTGTCTACATATCGGAGTTCTCGGACTACGGCTCGCTAATCAATGTGTGCAATAAGATCAAGAAGCACACCAACAAGAACCTCGACGAGTATATTGTGATGCACATGAGCTGTCAGCTGCTGGACATTGTGGATCATCTGCACGCCATGGGCATCATTCACGCGGACATCAAGCCGGATAACTTTCTGGTCATGAGACC GTTATGTGCGCAACCCAACGAGCTGAGCCTGCAGCTGATTGACTTTGGCGTGGCCATCGACACCAAGCTCTTTCCGGCCAATCAGGCGTTCAATTATGTGCATCACGATGAATCGTTCAAGTGCATCGAAATGCGCACAAAGCGCCCCTGGACGTATCAGCTGGACTTGTTTGGTCTCGTGGGCGTCATGCATGTGCTGCTGTTTGGTCGCTACATGGAGGTGGCCCAGCGGCAGCCGAGCAGCATCTGGATGCCAAAGACAGCCCTGCCGCGCTACTTCCAGCGTGAGACCTGGGAGACCATTTTCCGGGGACTGCTCAACGTTCGCGACTGCCGCACCATGCCCAACATGCAGCAGTTTCGCACGCTCCTCAAATCCGAGCTTGTCGAAAAAGAGAAATACGTGGCCGAGGCCATAGGCAAATTCAATATGATACTACAGCGATAG
- the LOC6898660 gene encoding putative inorganic phosphate cotransporter isoform X1, protein MNTKGHPLGIRHVQTLLLFLNLTVNYIVRLSVGVRVVAMTNKANNNETFPQFDWTEAEKSYIFSSFNWGYLLMQIPGCFLVRSLGAKLPLIVATFFVALFSLCTPIGIQMGDWKGFCAIRLGQGLCQGLMLPCIHEHLANWSPPNELKQLGVIAYSGTYCGSILALLGSGYIADSSIGWPGISYVSAAACLSWCLLWFFWGENEPGSSYWIGSDERNYIESCLKSGTACPRDLIPIPWLAILGSVPFRALVVVHCTQRWADSTMEVQIPSYLDGILQVKITRNGLISSLPYMVKWIMSHVYILIAHVAIVRHLIDQTPLQKWIVTISTWGPALLYIAIGFLDRANAGLVVVLMTIKEGFNAGSSIGGTMNTIALAPNHSAVLLGIMSVLSEVFTPLTPLVTGIIVTDPTNRSQWQIIFCLIAVVFFLSNWVYIIWGSSELQPWDAGDFLHVCTAECSARGDHHDSPDLSIRGKIMLRDLARRVTEGLDKMIPDQADPQKNSRPKLKTEEMNDDMAIKD, encoded by the exons ATGAACACGAAAG GTCATCCGCTAGGTATTCGTCATGTGCAGACACTACTGCTGTTCCTCAACCTGACCGTTAACTATATAGTCCGCCTGAGCGTGGGCGTGCGGGTGGTGGCCATGACGAATAAAGCAAAcaataatgaaacttttccG CAATTCGATTGGACAGAGGCCGAGAAGTCCTACATCTTCTCCAGCTTCAACTGGGGCTATTTGCTGATGCAGATTCCGGGCTGCTTCCTTGTCCGGAGTCTGGGGGCCAAGCTGCCCCTGATCGTGGCAACCTTTTTCGTGGCCCTGTTCAGTCTCTGCACGCCCATTGGAATTCAGATGGGCGATTGGAAGGGCTTCTGTGCGATTCGGCTGGGCCAGGGCCTGTGCCAGGGCCTGATGCTACCCTGCATCCACGAGCATCTGGCTAACTGGTCGCCGCCCAATGAGCTCAAGCAGCTGGGAGTAATCGCCTACTCGGGCACCTATTGCGGATCAATCCTGGCCCTGCTCGGCAGCGGGTACATTGCGGACAGCTCCATCGGCTGGCCGGGAATTTCGTATGTTTCGGCAGCAGCCTGCCTGAGCTGGTGCCTGCTGTGGTTCTTCTGGGGCGAGAACGAGCCCGGAAGCTCGTACTGGATTGGCTCGGACGAGCGGAACTACATTGAGAGCTGTCTGAAAAGTGGCACCGCATGCCCCAGGGATCTCATACCCATACCGTGGCTGGCGATACTCGGGTCGGTGCCGTTCCGTGCCCTGGTGGTGGTCCACTGTACCCAACGCTGGGCCGACTCCACGATGGAGGTGCAGATACCTTCGTATCTAGATGGCATCCTGCAAGTGAAAATCACCCGGAACGGCCTGATCTCGTCGCTACCCTACATGGTCAAGTGGATCATGTCCCATGTGTACATCCTGATCGCCCACGTGGCCATAGTGCGGCACCTGATCGACCAGACTCCGTTGCAAAAGTGGATCGTCACGATATCCACTTGGGGACCGGCCCTACTGTACATTGCCATTGGGTTCCTGGACCGAGCAAATGCCGGGCTGGTCGTCGTCCTGATGACCATCAAGGAGGGATTTAATGCCGGCTCCAGCATTGGCGGCACTATGAACACCATTGCCCTGGCGCCCAACCACTCAGCGGTCCTGCTGGGCATCATGAGTGTCTTGTCTGAGGTCTTTACGCCGCTAACTCCTCTCGTTACGGGTATCATCGTTACGGATCCG ACCAATCGTTCTCAGTGGCAGATTATATTCTGCCTGATCGCAGTTGTATTCTTCCTCAGCAACTGGGTGTACATCATCTGGGGCTCGAGCGAACTGCAGCCCTGGGATGCCGGTGATTTTCTGCATGTGTGCACTGCGGAATGTTCCGCAAGGGGAGATCACCACGACTCACCCGATCTATCCATTAGGGGAAAAATTATGCTCAGGGACCTGGCTCGCAGAGTAACGGAGGGCCTGGATAAGATGATCCCAGATCAGGCTGATCCGCAAAAGAATAGCAGACCTAAACTAAAGACCGAAGAAATGAATGATGATATGGCAATTAAAGATTAA